The Deltaproteobacteria bacterium genomic sequence CTGGGACGAGGATTGGGATGACCGGTCGCTGCTCCCCCGGGTGGCCGATATCTGCGCGCCCGTGTTGTCGATCTTCGCGATGGAGTTGCGATGGCGCGATCCCATCGAGACGTGGACCGCGCTTCGTACCGAAGCCTGCGCCACGCACTTCGACGACCAGCGGCTGATGGTGGTCCCCGAGGGACACGGCTATCACACGTACGTATTTCCCTTTCTTTCGACCAAGCCCGGCGAGCTGATGCGCGACTACGTGGACAAGTACCTCGGCGGGTACGACGTCGATTTCACAACGGTCCCGCGCGTGCAGTACGCGGCGCCCGGCGACGTGTTGTACTGGGTCGCGGATGAATGGCCGCCGGAGACGGTCGCCGACCAGATCCTGCACCTCGATCACGGCGTGTCGGGCGGAATCCTCTCGACCGCGGCCGCGGCCGACACCGATCCCGACGACGTGACCGTGGATCCCGCGACGGACGATCCGTGCGACGGGGATTTCGATTCGCTCACGTACACGAGCGAACCCGCAGGGGCTGCGTACTATCTGGCGGGCACGGTCGTCGCGGACCTCTTTGTGTCGGCGGACACCGCCGATGCGGATCTCTTTGTGGAGCTGTTCGAGATCCCCGCGGTCGGCGACCGGGTTTCCATCGCGCTCACGCAGTCGCGTCTGCGATATCGGGACGAATCGGATTCGCCGGTGGACGGCGCGATGGTGCACTGGCCGCAGGATCTCCCGCCGGTCGCCTCCAAGATCCGCGCGGGTTCGCGGCTCGCCATCGAGATTCGGCCGTCGCATTGCGGGTTTTTCGAAAACCCCAATACCGGTGAGGATCTCGACGCGCAGACGCACCGGGAATCGGTGACGATGACGGTGTTCCACGATCCGTCGCACGACTCCCGATTGATTCTGCCGATTCGGCCTTGAGGTCGAAGGAGCTTCGCCCAAAAAAATTTGCCCCGGACTGGCCGGGGCAATGGCGATGTTTCCTTGGGTCGTGCTTTGTGTGAAGGAGGGACTCCGACTCGGTTTGGCGGGGTGCCTCCCCCAGCCGGCTATTGACCGGTTGCTTCACGTCCGATCAACGATCTCCTTGTAAGCGACGTCGAAGAATTTTCGTTATGATTTACGTCAGGGCGATGTGAGAGACATCGCGAAAGCGCTCGCATCGTGCATGCCGAATTTCGCGGAGCCTTTCAAAAAAAAGAGCGCGGCCCGAAAGCCGCGCTTGCGGAAGGGAATCGGCCTCGTCAGGTGAGGAGGCTGATCACGATCAGGACCGTGAGAACGATCCCTGTCGTCAGGAACAGGATGCCGATGACGCTGGAGAAGAGGTTCGTCAGGATGTCCGGCGCTCCGCCTTTGTTCTTTTCGAGGCGGCCGTCTCGTTCCAGTCGTTCGTAGTACAGCGGCTTTTCCTCCAGAAATTTGTACTTCTGGATGCGCCCGGTGAAGATGACCGTGTCCATCGGGAATTTCGTCGGGATGAAGTGCGTGTTGAAGAAGTGCACGGTGAAGATGAAGCCCGTCGCGAGGAGCGC encodes the following:
- a CDS encoding CocE/NonD family hydrolase; the encoded protein is MTDLRLFFAAWLLAALCVACGGGSGDSGGSSSDDDVEDDDTGTDDDFSDDDQSPDDDDTDDDTDDDDDDDTWSPGDEYIEMLEVDGDVRLRTKVFLPDSVPSSGVPAVMTRTPYRHADSDSNYEARARAFVDDGYAFVLQDCRGRGESEGEFAAYVDEIDDGVATSDWITDQSWSNGAVGTIGASYDAYTALAAAVGNARVRVVIAEEAPNNETGPHKERGTVSKGRLEFLHTLATGDWMSDALITETTNMLDVSGADLAVLGSADPYWQALVQRPNPWDEDWDDRSLLPRVADICAPVLSIFAMELRWRDPIETWTALRTEACATHFDDQRLMVVPEGHGYHTYVFPFLSTKPGELMRDYVDKYLGGYDVDFTTVPRVQYAAPGDVLYWVADEWPPETVADQILHLDHGVSGGILSTAAAADTDPDDVTVDPATDDPCDGDFDSLTYTSEPAGAAYYLAGTVVADLFVSADTADADLFVELFEIPAVGDRVSIALTQSRLRYRDESDSPVDGAMVHWPQDLPPVASKIRAGSRLAIEIRPSHCGFFENPNTGEDLDAQTHRESVTMTVFHDPSHDSRLILPIRP